A single region of the Candidatus Thorarchaeota archaeon genome encodes:
- the ribA gene encoding GTP cyclohydrolase II, whose translation MLEESERNPCDPDDECCVELVAIANLPSGFGKYQICGLVSPCDGKEHTAVIKGDIVDKEDVLVRLHSECLTGDVLGSKRCDCRAQLHESLRMIEEEGQGVLLYLRQEGRNIGLTEKLKAYALQDKGYDTIDANLLLGHGADERDYGVAAHILETLHVKSIRLLTNNPEKVKQLMSYGVEITERVPLIIEPDEYNRIYLETKKQKSGHMLGRHEETTDIDKVLELSNESAG comes from the coding sequence CTGCTTGAAGAAAGTGAACGCAATCCTTGTGATCCGGATGATGAGTGCTGTGTTGAGCTAGTTGCGATTGCAAATCTCCCAAGCGGATTTGGCAAGTACCAAATCTGTGGTTTAGTCAGTCCTTGTGATGGGAAGGAACATACCGCCGTCATTAAGGGGGATATTGTGGACAAGGAGGATGTTCTAGTTCGCCTCCATTCAGAGTGCTTGACCGGTGATGTTCTTGGAAGTAAACGGTGCGATTGCAGAGCACAACTTCATGAATCTCTGAGAATGATTGAAGAAGAAGGCCAAGGTGTGCTGCTATATTTACGGCAAGAAGGCCGCAATATTGGACTGACCGAGAAGCTCAAAGCATATGCTCTGCAGGATAAGGGGTATGACACTATAGACGCAAATCTGCTGCTAGGACATGGTGCCGATGAACGAGATTATGGTGTTGCCGCCCACATTCTTGAGACACTACATGTCAAATCCATTCGCCTTTTGACCAACAACCCTGAAAAAGTGAAGCAGTTGATGTCTTATGGCGTTGAGATTACCGAACGCGTACCCTTGATAATTGAGCCAGATGAGTACAACAGGATTTACCTTGAAACGAAAAAGCAGAAAAGTGGTCATATGCTGGGGCGTCATGAAGAAACCACAGATATTGACAAGGTCTTGGAGCTATCTAATGAATCGGCTGGCTAG
- a CDS encoding PRC-barrel domain-containing protein — protein MIRCCNLKYSELKNKPVLDSEGENVGRIIDFVFHYEDNKIILESMLLGGNRFEEFLESIGMKPDVDPLINVESIDEIGDEVRLSISQEQMKTTLNSELLHDNDMTLSKLSRLPIVDSDGFKIGRITDVWFDNEDKIWLVIGGGFVEEILEKLRAQPDIDPIVPEEHIKNISEKEICLKWTKYQLESTAEEEFDKQKRELSSRHEPKDSHYEYLRLIGDTKGGTR, from the coding sequence ATGATTCGTTGTTGTAATCTGAAATACAGTGAACTCAAGAATAAGCCGGTACTTGATTCTGAAGGAGAGAATGTTGGGAGAATCATAGATTTTGTTTTCCACTACGAAGATAACAAGATAATACTCGAATCGATGCTTCTTGGCGGCAACAGATTCGAAGAGTTTCTTGAATCCATCGGCATGAAACCTGATGTGGATCCACTCATCAATGTTGAGTCCATTGATGAAATCGGTGACGAAGTCAGATTGTCCATTTCCCAAGAGCAGATGAAAACAACACTCAATTCTGAATTATTGCACGATAATGATATGACCCTGTCCAAGTTATCTCGACTCCCAATTGTTGATTCAGACGGATTCAAGATTGGACGCATCACAGATGTATGGTTCGATAATGAAGATAAGATTTGGTTAGTAATCGGAGGGGGATTCGTGGAAGAAATCCTAGAGAAACTGAGAGCTCAACCAGATATTGACCCAATCGTCCCAGAAGAACATATCAAGAACATATCCGAGAAGGAAATCTGTCTGAAATGGACCAAATACCAGCTTGAATCCACGGCTGAAGAAGAATTTGACAAGCAAAAGAGAGAACTAAGCTCGAGACACGAACCCAAAGATAGTCACTATGAATACCTCAGGCTCATTGGGGACACAAAGGGCGGAACGCGCTAG
- a CDS encoding Coenzyme F420 hydrogenase/dehydrogenase, beta subunit C-terminal domain: MDDEITNTLSIAQAWIKKNTNRNPFTKLKKHIIETGACTECGACVSNCPVDALTGKHKEGKYMPELTGKCIACGICYDVCPRTASSQNDLLGDTRSTWKVKATEEYPRRQNGGVVTAVLSYMLEKKAVDGAVIACQDPDKPWYPKSKIATKKAEITDCAGTIYTHTPIVEGVLEGFRSGHSALAVVGTSCNLDAIANMENNPAGILNIDLKHTLFKIGLFCMESFNYSKLRGFLKEDGILIENVEKFSIEKGKLIVTTSEETKKWPISKLSASAASSCPYCRDLTAKNADLSCGNLGSGSDWTTVLVRTIEGEHMLQAAIEAEYIQAEELSSKGLRILERIARMKFNRLYGLESTH, from the coding sequence ATGGATGATGAAATAACGAATACCCTTTCCATTGCACAAGCATGGATAAAGAAGAACACGAATCGAAACCCGTTCACCAAACTGAAGAAGCATATCATCGAAACAGGAGCATGTACTGAGTGTGGTGCATGTGTTTCCAACTGCCCAGTTGATGCTTTAACTGGAAAGCACAAAGAGGGAAAATACATGCCGGAACTTACAGGGAAATGTATCGCTTGCGGGATATGCTACGATGTTTGCCCCAGGACTGCATCTTCACAGAATGACCTGCTAGGAGATACTAGAAGCACCTGGAAAGTTAAGGCGACAGAAGAATATCCACGAAGGCAAAACGGAGGTGTGGTTACAGCTGTGCTCTCGTATATGTTGGAGAAGAAAGCAGTAGATGGCGCCGTAATCGCATGCCAAGATCCTGACAAACCATGGTACCCTAAATCCAAAATCGCAACCAAGAAGGCAGAAATTACTGATTGTGCAGGTACGATCTACACTCATACTCCCATTGTTGAGGGGGTATTAGAAGGCTTTCGAAGTGGTCATTCGGCATTAGCCGTCGTTGGTACATCCTGTAATCTAGATGCCATTGCTAATATGGAGAATAATCCGGCAGGAATCCTGAATATTGATTTGAAACACACCCTCTTCAAAATAGGACTCTTCTGTATGGAATCATTCAATTATTCCAAACTGAGAGGTTTTCTTAAGGAAGATGGAATTCTAATTGAGAATGTTGAGAAATTTTCTATTGAGAAAGGAAAGCTGATAGTCACTACATCCGAAGAGACAAAGAAATGGCCCATAAGCAAGCTCTCTGCCAGTGCAGCAAGCTCGTGTCCATACTGTAGGGATTTGACCGCCAAAAACGCCGATCTCTCCTGCGGGAATCTTGGATCAGGTTCTGACTGGACAACAGTTCTTGTAAGAACCATAGAAGGTGAACATATGCTTCAAGCAGCTATTGAAGCGGAGTACATCCAAGCAGAAGAGCTATCAAGCAAGGGACTCCGTATTCTTGAACGAATAGCCCGAATGAAATTCAATCGCCTATATGGCCTTGAAAGCACTCATTAA
- a CDS encoding NTPase, giving the protein MKKHVLLTGRPGIGKTTAIRKTIKRIGSKRVGGFWSSEIRKSGRRQGFAIHTVQNDEGILAHVDRKDGPRVSKYRVNVVDINEIAVPAMRKARESGKIIIVDEIAKMELYSESFKQEIIRCLNQGRVLGTIQQRRSSFLDRVRNRPDVREVEITTANRDELPVQIAQWFQQ; this is encoded by the coding sequence ATGAAAAAGCACGTTCTGCTTACCGGCAGACCCGGGATAGGCAAAACAACTGCAATAAGAAAGACGATCAAGCGCATAGGCTCCAAGCGGGTTGGAGGTTTCTGGTCTTCCGAAATACGAAAAAGTGGAAGACGACAAGGCTTTGCCATCCATACTGTACAAAATGACGAAGGTATTCTTGCCCACGTTGACAGAAAAGACGGACCGCGAGTTAGCAAGTACAGAGTAAATGTTGTGGATATAAATGAGATTGCTGTTCCTGCCATGCGAAAAGCTAGAGAAAGTGGAAAAATAATCATTGTTGATGAGATAGCGAAAATGGAGCTATACTCGGAATCGTTCAAACAGGAAATCATAAGATGTTTGAATCAAGGCAGGGTCTTGGGCACGATTCAGCAAAGGCGCTCATCATTTCTAGACAGAGTCCGAAACCGGCCTGACGTCCGGGAGGTAGAAATCACTACTGCTAATAGAGATGAACTACCAGTTCAGATAGCCCAGTGGTTTCAGCAGTAG